The following coding sequences are from one Humulus lupulus chromosome X, drHumLupu1.1, whole genome shotgun sequence window:
- the LOC133804460 gene encoding uncharacterized protein LOC133804460, whose product MACLSSTSYTLLMNGRLQGSFDGMKGLRQGDPISPLLFVLVMEYLTRLLSLVSQHKEFRFHPMCKSLNLVNLCFADDLILFCKGNLRSFQILFDGFTRFSQNYGLTANLNKSQVYFGGISVEVKNSILSYVTIEEGTFLLKYLGVTLRPTKWKAADYGVIIKKFIIVSMLGQIAICHLLGDLN is encoded by the coding sequence ATGGCTTGTTTGTCGAGTACCTCTTATACTCTATTGATGAATGGGAGGTTACAGGGGAGTTTTGATGGGATGAAAGGATTAAGACAAGGTGACCCGATTTCTCCCTTACTGTTTGTGCTTGTCATGGAGTATCTCACTCGTCTTCTTAGTCTTGTTTCTCAGCACAAGGAATTCCGGTTTCATCCCATGTGTAAAAGTTTGAATCTTGTTAATCTTTGTTTTGCGGATGATCTTATTTTGTTTTGCAAGGGTAATCTTAGATCTTTCCAAATATTGTTTGATGGTTTTACCAGGTTTAGTCAGAATTATGGGCTGACAGCCAATTTGAATAAGTCTCAAGTGTATTTTGGAGGTATTTCTGTTGAAGTGAAGAATAGTATTCTGAGTTATGTCACTATTGAAGAGGGTACTTTTCTCTTAAAATATTTGGGTGTTACTCTTCGCCCTACTAAATGGAAGGCGGCTGATTATGGCGTGATCATTAAAAAATTCATAATCGTCTCCATGCTTGGTCAAATTGCCATCTGTCATTTGCTGGGAGATCTCAATTGA
- the LOC133804680 gene encoding ankyrin repeat-containing protein NPR4-like, whose protein sequence is MERVFSLLYKAAREGNVTTLRQLLEQDSLILDRLIINNNGFSETPLHVAAMLGHADFVQEIITHKLELAKELDIWRSTPLHLAVAKGHLETVRVLLSTVDHELMSSIWDGEGRNPLHLAAMRGRLDVLRELLKVAPEAIWVNLKDRSETILHVCVRHNQLEALKFLVNNMDDYQIVNAKDDYGMTLLHLAVTNKQIETVKFLLINTKIEVNAVNASKFTALDILAQSQRSEKDFDILESLHSMGASRATDQPLPMDHQKPIKATTHHHHVHQKDKATTKPRNWLTRKRESLMVVASLIATMAFQAGTTPPGGLWQDSGFSSSKLSSPVSDENINNVMSIAHPPAYHFAGESIISYYNHHYYYHIYLLSNTVGFVGSLSIILLLVTGLPFCRKFLMWILTVVLWVTITAMTITYIIAIYVAAPGSDFWTTFYVTPILVITWGGVMLVIALLHTSRVFINLFQCFRNFIRRRRRQYNCTDVESSM, encoded by the exons ATGGAGAGAGTGTTTAGCTTGCTTTACAAAGCTGCACGAGAAGGGAATGTCACCACTTTACGACAACTTCTTGAACAAGACAGTTTGATTCTCGATAGGCTCATCATCAACAACAATGGTTTCTCAGAGACTCCACTTCATGTGGCGGCCATGCTCGGCCATGCAGATTTTGTCCAGGAGATCATCACTCACAAGCTCGAACTCGCCAAGGAACTTGACATTTGGCGCTCCACGCCACTCCACCTAGCGGTGGCGAAAGGCCACCTTGAGACAGTCAGAGTACTGCTTTCTACGGTtgatcacgagctcatgtcttctATTTGGGATGGAGAGGGGAGAAATCCTCTCCACCTCGCGGCCATGAGAGGGCGACTTGATGTGCTGAGAGAGCTGCTCAAAGTGGCGCCCGAGGCTATTTGGGTCAATTTGAAGGATCGAAGTGAGACTATTTTGCATGTTTGTGTGAGGCATAATCAGTTGGAAGCTTTGAAGTTTTTGGTGAATAATATGGATGATTACCAGATTGTGAATGCCAAAGATGATTATGGCATGACTCTTTTGCATTTGGCCGTCACTAATAAGCAAATTGAG ACAGTGAAGTTTTTGCTTATAAACACAAAAATTGAAGTCAACGCAGTCAATGCAAGCAAGTTCACTGCACTGGACATCTTAGCACAGAGCCAAAGAAGTGAGAAAGACTTTGACATCTTAGAGTCTCTTCATTCAATGGGAGCATCACGAGCCACAGATCAACCCTTACCTATGGATCATCAGAAGCCTATTAAAGCCACAACTCATCATCATCATGTTCATCAAAAAGACAAAGCTACAACAAAGCCAAGAAACTGGCTAACCAGAAAGAGAGAATCCCTAATGGTGGTGGCATCCCTTATCGCCACCATGGCTTTCCAAGCCGGAACAACTCCTCCCGGCGGTCTCTGGCAAGACAGTGGCTTCTCCTCCTCAAAATTATCATCACCAGTTTCTGATGAAAATATCAATAATGTCATGTCAATAGCCCACCCTCCAGCTTATCACTTTGCAGGAGAGTCAATAATAAGTTACTACAATCATCATTATTACTATCACATTTACTTGCTTAGTAACACAGTTGGTTTTGTTGGATCGTTGAGCATAATCCTACTACTAGTCACAGGCTTGCCTTTTTGCCGCAAATTCTTGATGTGGATCTTAACAGTGGTTTTGTGGGTGACCATAACAGCTATGACCATTACATACATCATTGCTATTTATGTTGCTGCCCCAGGTAGTGATTTTTGGACTACCTTTTATGTGACACCCATTTTAGTGATCACCTGGGGTGGAGTCATGTTGGTGATTGCACTACTCCATACTAGTCGTGTTTTCATAAACTTGTTTCAATGCTTTCGAAACTTtatcagaagaagaagaagacaatacAACTGTACGGATGTGGAAAGTTCGATGTAA